ATTTCTCGCTTTCGTATTTTGTAAAAGATTCTTCACGCTACGATAATGATGCGCTTATTCTCGCGATTAATGATGCCAACGATCGTGCAAAACTGATTGCTGAGACGGCTGGAATTAAGTTGAACGGTATTCAAAGTATTGAGTATGGATCTATGGGTGGTGGCGGTCCTGTAATGTACCGATCCATGGCGGATACAGCTGTCGGCATGAATGCCTCTGATATCATTATTAGTAAAGATATTTCAATTACATGGGACATTAAATAGGAAACTCCATAATTATGGAGTTTTTTCTTCGTTCCGCTTCATTGCGTGTTAAAATAGAGACAATGGAGGATTCATAATGGCTAAGCAAAATTACAAATCTGTTTTTGATATTATTGGGCCGGTAATGGCAGGCCCGAGCAGTTCCCATACTGCAGGAGCAGCGCGTATTGGTAAAATCGCTCGGAACATCTTTTCAGCAACACCGGAAAGTGCGAATGTCTATTTGTATGAGTCTTTTGCAGATACATATCGTGGGCATGGGACGGATGTCGCTTTGGCAGCTGGATTGATGGGAATGGAACCCGACGATGACCGCTTGCACGAGTCCTTGCTTATTGCACAAGAAATTGGGTTTGATATTCGCTTTATCCCATTAGCAGAGAAAGTTGACCATCCCAATACTGCGAAAATTGTCATGCGATCGGGTGATCGTAAGATGAGTGTTGTCGGTGTTTCAATCGGGGGTGGCAACATAAAGGTTGTAGCAATTAATGATATCGCTGTAGATATTGATGGTGGCACACCAACCATTCTCATCTTCCATATTGATTGTCCGGGTATGATTGCTAACGTTGCCCGTGTACTTAGTGATCTTCACATTAATATTGGTTCCATGAAAGTTGATCGTGAAGAAAAGGGAAAGCGTGCGTATATGGTCATTGAACTGGATCAAGACGAACTTCACACATCCTTGCAATCGCTTCGAGAACTCGATAATATCCTCGAAGTGCTTTATATAAGAAAGTAGGTGCAGCATGTTTAAATCAATTGAAGACTTGGTGCAACAATCCGAGTCCGTAGGAAGTATTGCGGAAGCTGTTATTCGAGCTGAAATAGAACAAAGTGGTTTGGATCGTGAAACGATATGGAATCATATGTCTCGACAACTGGAAGTTATGAAGCGAACTGTTGAACGCGGTGTCGCTGGTGTCAAATCAAAAACTGGATTAACAGGTGGCGATGCCCCAAAAATTAGAGAATATTTAATGGAACATGAAAGTATTTGTGGATCCACAGTGATGACTGCTGTTCAAAATGCCATTGCTACCAATGAAGTGAATGCGGCGATGGGCTTAATTTGCGCAACACCCACAGCGGGAAGTGCAGGTGTTGCACCAGGTGTTCTTGTTGCACTAATTGAACGCTATAATCTTACAGAAACACAACAAGTTAATTTTCTTTTCGTCGCTGGAGGGTTTGGTTTGGTTGTTGCAAATAATGCATCAATTGCAGGTGCAACAGGTGGGTGCCAAGCTGAGATTGGCAGTGCGTCCGCAATGGCGAGCGCAGCAACTGTCGAAATCCTTGGGGCTCACCAACCATGGCTTCTCATGCCTTTGCAATGACCATTAAGAATATGCTGGGTTTAATTTGTGATCCCGTGGCGGGTCTTGTTGAAGTTCCTTGTGTGAAACGCAATGCACTCGGTGCATCACAGGCCTTAGTGTCGGCAGATATGGCCTTGGCTGGGATTCAAAGCATTATACCTCCTGATGAGGTTGTGGCGACCATGTATAAAGTTGGGAAAGAACTGCCTTCTAAATTTCGCGAAACAGGCGAGGGTGGACTTGCGGATACCCCAACCGGTCGGCGCTATGAAAAAGAGATATTTGGAGAACGAACAAAGGGAACGACTCAAAGTGAGTAATTCCCTTTTTATTCGCGCAATTTGAATGTTTTATGGCTTATCAAGCGCACGATAAGTGTAGATACTCCAATAAACATGAGGGCGAAGATGATAATAATAGTGTGGATATTTGCAATTGATCGTAAGATGGATTGATTGTAAGCAAGCATGACAACGGCAATGTTTGCGAGTGTATACGGAAGACTCTTAATTTCCATATTACGATTGAATGGTTGCAGCACATAGTAGAGGAATAAATGATAGGTGGAGAAGAAAATTGATAAAGCTATAAAATCGAAAGCAGTTATAATAACGGTACTATTGAGTTCGAGATATCCCAAACTTCCCCAAAGTGTGAACCACACTAATGCAAGTGCTACCGGGATAAAGTTGATGGCTACAAGATTTCGTAATCGCACAAGGTACTGCTTCCAAATTGTTTCTCTGCGACGGTAAAATGCATAGTGAAGCAGGCTGTAATCAGAATTCAGATAAAATGCACGCGTGATTCGCTGTGATGAATTTATTGCATAAGTAAAAAACACGAGGAATCCGAGGGAATCAAGCGTAATTGCATTCAATCCTGATATGAGAACAGTATAGAAATCGGGTTGGAATCTTTGACAATAGATCAATATGAGTGTTGTCAAGCTCCCAATTGCCATGATTGCGGCTCCAATGTTGCGAATGGGTTTGTACCATATACGTCGGTGTCGGGCAAAGAATAATGAATTGAGCAGGCGATAACCAGAATACTTTGAAACGGTGGCAAGTGATGCATCTTTCGAAGCTAAGTCATCAATTCGAAGTTCCTGTTTTGTTAATTCCAACATTTGCTGTGAAGCATCGGTGCTTAAATTCATTGTAGTGCGAATGTACATGTTGACGGCATGAAAATCATTGAAATCTTGTGTGATGCGATATGCATACAATGCGAGAGATAACATTATTGCAAGAAGGGGTAGTAATATCCAAACAGGGATAAACGGCGAAAATGCAAATAAAACGCCGAAAGAAGCGTAGGCGATTGAAAGTAGAATGCGACTACGAATGCGTAATTGTCGCTCGTATCGCGTGAAAACAATCGTATTGACTGCTTCAGCAAGTATAAAATTGACGACTGGAAAACTCAGGCTAACGAGTAAATAAGGGTAATACTGTGGTTGATGGGATAGAATACTGAACAAGAATATCGATAAAATGATGCCATAAAGCAAGCGGTCAAGAATTCGTTGACGGTACTGGTGATGATAATAAGTTTTAGCATCCAATTTAAATAATGAAATGAGCAGCCACTTTGTTTTGTTATCTTCAAATAATAAGGTATCTTCAGTACCCAAAAGATTGAGTGTAATTGCAACACCAAGTACAAAATGGACATTGTTGATATCAAAGTTAAAAGTTCTGAAAAGCATCCCAGATAGCAGGATGATCCCCAAAGCCATAAGTACTTTTCCAAGTATTTTCTTAATACCCACTATAATCCGTAATACAATGCGGTAGATGTTTTTCAGGTCATCATTATAATATGCATTTTCAGAGATTTTAGATCCTATAAATGGCAATTTACGAAGAAAGTAAAGAATTTGATTGACACGTATCGCGCTTTGGATTTGTTCGATGGATTTACTTCTCATGATCATCTCTTAAGATTTCAAGAATCTCTGCCTCAAAGTCGGGGTGGTGAAGACGTTCATTGCTCAATGCTTGAATTTCTCCATGTTGTAAGACAACAACTTCGTCACAAATATCACGCGCGATCTGAAGAATATGAGTGGAAAGAATCATAATGCAGTCATTTTTGATGTCCATCAAGAGATTCTTCATTTCTAATGAGGCAACTAAATCAAACGAAGTAAGGGGTTCGTCAAGGAAAAGAACAGTAGGTTTCAAGATTAAAATGCAAATCATCTGAAGTTTATTTCGCATGCCATGAGAATAGTCTTTAATTAGTTTATAGCGGTCTTCTTGATTGAATTGAATTTGATCAAAATAAGTATTGATGTCTTTACGATCAAGTCCTTTATCCTTATGGATATCAACGAAGAAATTTAAAAATTCATAGCCAGTTAAAAATTCAGGAAGCATGGGCATGGCATAGACATACCCAAAATCTTGATCAGATACGGGTCCGGTCTCATCAAAATAAACACGACCTGAATCACTGCTCATTTCTTGGCTTACACAGTTAAAAAAAGTTGTTTTACCACTCCCGTTTCGGCCTAAGAGTGCATAGATTTTCCCGCGTTCAAAGGTTGCGTTGACATTACGTAGTACATGTTTTGTGTCAAAACTTTTATTCAAGTTCTCAATAATGAGTTTCATGAGTTCCTCCGGTGTGTTGTATATATAAGGCAATAATACAATAATCTTTGGTGGAAATCAAATGGTGATGCTGTGAATTGGGTCTTATGTCATTGAGAGCACGTTTTGAGACATTCAAAAGGTACGAGGGTGGGACTATGGTAATCTTATGGAAAGAAGGTATTTATCTATGAAACATATTGAACATTATCCCTATCCATACACACCACTCTTAAAGCAAAATGCGGCACCCCATGAACTATTTGAAGGGTTATTTATTGAAGTTCGCACCATCGAACGGTATGAAAAATACGGAATGCTTCTGGCATCGGAAACAGAGGATATCTTGGTTGTGAAACTTGGATTTACGAACATACACAAAAGAAGCCATGGCGTGGGAAGTTTATTCACGTCAGTGCTTCTTGGTGATACAATTTGTCCGCTGGAATCGGTTGTCGATACGCGCGAGAACTTGTCAGCATTTGAGGTCATTACCCCTGCGAGTTGTTGCGAAAAGTGCTTAGTAGTTCGTGTTAATCGCGGTCCGATTCCTCAGCACGCTCTGCGGATTCGTTTTTATGATTTGTTGCATCAGCATCTTGCGATTGTTTCCCTTGATTCCTCTGCATCTCCTCAAGAATATCTTGGCGAAAGATAAGTTCAACAACACCATGGTGGGGTGTTTGCTCCGCTTTGGGTGGATAGCTTAAGTAATCTCCATACGTATTCAGTAACATGGCTTCATAGTTTTGAGGTACAGGAAAATAACTCCCTTCAAAAGGAAATAGTGTCGCACTATTATGCTCTTGGATGGTCCTTCGGTAATCTGTATATTTTGGAAAACCTTGCGTCATATGCGTAACAGAATCGCTATCTGTATAGCCTTGGTTATAACGTGTCATGATGTCTGTTTGTTTTCGATTGAGGTATTGCATGGAGCGAAGGCTCTGGGGATGGGTGACTAATGTTCGCATGAATTCAGAAAAACTATTCGTTCGTAAATAGGAAACACGATGAAGTTTTGTTTGTTGTAAAGTGTATATTTTTTCTTGGTGCCGATCACGCTCTTCTTTTTGCGATGGAATAACATCGTAAGGGAATACATCAATAAAAATACCATGGTGTACATCCATGTGTTTCCATTCCTCTTGTAAAGCCAATGATCCATTGAGCCTAATACGTGTGAATGCATGTACGAATTCAGGGTCGCTTTCAAAACTTTGAACGAAAATATTGGGATGATTCCATGATTTAGCATATTCGAGAAACGCATCATAATCCCAGCGGAGCATCGCAATATCGATATCATCATCCCAGGGAATAAAACCTTGATGGCGTATGGCTCCGATTATGGAACCAAAGTCGAGTGTAAAATGTAGCGTATGTTTTTTGCAGAATGCTTTAAATTCAGTAAGTAAGTAGAATTCAGATAATTGAAGTTGGCGGAGTGTTTCAGTAGTCATTGTTTGATCAGATACGATCATAATCAAAACTCCTCTCTATTATCATGAAATCTGGAAGTGACTTCATGAGTACAGTATAGCGTGTGCGCGTGTTCACGACGTGAAATTTGGGAAGATGACAGAATTCGTCGTAAACTCTTGGTATAATCAAGTCATGAAATGGGGTGATGCCATGCCAAACCGAATAATTTTTCATATTGATATCAACCATTGCTTTGCACAAATTGAGGAAATGATGAATCCAGAGCTTCGCAAGGGTCCGATGTGTGTTGGTGGCGATGAGAAAAAAAGAAGTGGAATTGTACTTGCACGTAATCTTAAAGCACGAGAATTCGGTATCGTCACTGCTGAGACGCTTCGCGATGCATTCCAAAAATGTCCTGCGCTTCGTGTTGTACCCCCTCAGTATGATAAATATGTCTATTACACATCATTAGTGAAAGATATTTATCGCGAATATACGGATAAAGTTGAATCCTATGGTTTGGATGAAGCGTGGCTTGATATTACGGAATCTGCGCACCTTTTTGGGAAACCCTTTGATATTGCCTATGAAATTCAAAACCGTGTACTTGAGGAATATGGCTTAACTGTTTCTGTAGGTGTGAGTTGGAATAAGGTGTTTGCGAAATTAGGGAGTGACTTGATCAAACCATCTGGAATGACAATCATCACGCCTTATAATTTCAAGGAAATTGTTTGGCCACAACCCGTTGATTCACTCTTGTTCATTGGTCAACAAACAAAACCCAAACTTAACGCCATGGGAATTTTTTCGATTGGAGATCTTGCGCAAACCCCAATTGAGAAACTGGAGCATCAGTTTGGTTTGAAAGGAAGTGAAATGTGGCGCTATGCAAATGGACTGGACGCGAGCGAAGTGGATGCATTTGGCCATGTTGATCCACCCAAAAGTATTAGTAACAGCACCACACCGCCTCATGATATCAATACATTACGCGAGGCAGAAATTATTCTGCAAAGGTTGTGTGAAAGTGTTGCTTCAAGGATGCGTGACGAAAAGGTGCGGGGCTATGTTGTCACTGTATCACCTCGGGATGTGAATTTAAAAAGTTTCAGTCGGCGCAGAAAATTAGACCATCCGATAAATCTTACGCGAGACATTTTGAATGTTGCGATGACACTACTTTCTGAGAGTTATGATTTTGATGCATTACCCCTACGAAGTATTGGGGTTAATGTCAGTAGATTGATTGATGAAGATAAGGTTGTGGAACAGATGGGTTTATTTGAGCGTTCACAAATTGAAGATCAAAAAGAGCATACAATTGATACAACCATTGACATGCTGCGCGATAAATTTGGATTTCATACCATCAAACGTGGTTCAGCGCTCTTGAATAAAGATATTGAGAATTTTGATGCGAAACGTGCCCACAGTGTGTTTCCGGGTCGGAAAAGAATTGATAATGACGAAGAAAATTTAGACAATAAGAAAAGCCCTCGGTGAGAAGGGCTTTTAACTTAAATGGAGTGTCGTGAGACACGTTGGGTCGGATGCAAATGTACTGATATTTGCTGTAGCGATTTGTCCATAATGTGTGACTGTAATTGTACCTTCGGTATTGCGTGGTAACCAAATTCCGGCAAAACCATTTTTAGCCGTTGTAACACGACCGCTAAAAAGTTCTGTGCCGAGGGTATCTTTAACGATAACCTCAAAATCACGATTCACCAATTCTCCTTGACATCCAGTCGGTACATGGTCGGTGCAAGGATGAGTGATATCATTATATGGTGCAAATGAAAGGTAAAACAATTCATCGCTTATATCAAGTGTCACCGTTTCTTGAGTGTCTTTCAAAATGAGCTTTGATGCGGTTATTTGAGCGTTTAAACCTTCGGGTTTGACATCCGAACCATCCAAGTAGTCAATGAGTTGAACGGTATTCATATCTGCAAGCTTATAGTGTTCAAGAAATGCTTGCGATGAATCATTGCGACTTGAAATGTAAAACAATCCCCCCAACCCAATGAGTGCAACTGCAAAGGTTGCGATTATGAGTTTTTTATTCATAGTTTCTCCGTTTATTGTGTGCGACGGTGGCAATGACCGGAGTCATCACGATTGCGCATGTGTGTGTTCATATTTTGATCGTGGTAATTTGCACAATCTTCAGTACGATGGTTTCCGTGCCATGTGTCGTCTTCGATAACATCAACAATTGTTTGCGAATTGTCTGTTGCATTAACGATTGATGTTGAAACAACAATACCAAGGAATAAAACAAACACACCTGATAGTACGCGTAATGTATAATTTCGTTTCATAAGTAACCTCCTTGACTAAAGAATACCAATCAATTGTGGCGAAACAATGACATTTATGACGAAATTGGAAACAAATAACACAAATGAGTGTTCAGCCTATGCTACCATATCTACAGGTGATAGCATGGAAAAAATACTGATTGCAGATGATAATCAAAATATTACGAATATATTGAAAGACTACGCACAACGAGAGGGATTTGATGTTTATGTTGCTGAGGATGGCGAACGTGCACTACAATTGGTTGCGCAACATCGTTTTGCCATGATTTTATTGGATGTCATGATGCCGGTGATGGATGGCTTTGATGTATGCAAAAGCATCCGCTCGCATTCCAATGTTCCAATTATTATGATAACTGCTCGGGGTGATGATTACGATCGCATCATGGGTTTGGATATTGGTGCCGATGACTATATTGTAAAGCCTTTTGTTCCTGCTGAGGTGATGGCGCGAATCCGTGCAATTTTAAGACGTATTGGTCACACTCAAAACGCAAACATATTGGAGATTGATTCATTAATGGTAAACTTGGATGAATATGAGGTTCGCATTGATAATGAACCGATTCTTCTTACAAAGAAAGAGATTGAGATTCTATGGACCTTAATGGAATTTCCAAATCGTGTATTCACGCGTGATAATCTGCTCGATAAGGTTTGGGGGACGGATTATTATGGTGACAGTCGAACGGTTGATTCACACATAAAACGGTTGCGATCAAAACTTGATGGCAAGGGTTCAATGGGGTGGGCAGTGGCAACTGTTTGGGGATTGGGATATAAGTTTGAGGTGAATCATAATGCGTCATAAAATGACTCGAAAACTCGTTCTATATTTTTCAATAACTTTGCTGGTGTTTGCTTTGATTCTTGGCTTTGCTTTCTCATCCATGTTCCGCGAATCAACCCGTGATCAAGCACGCCAAGATTTGCAGTATCGTGCAGAGACGATTGCAGGCTCCTTGGCTGTTCATTTAGAAAATACGCAATCAAGTTCGCACATGGGACATATGAGCTCACGGCGTGCGTTTACATCGTACTTGGAGGCGCTGGATGAAGTTGCGATTGGTGATGTTTGGATTGTCGACCCTGATCTGAAAATAATCAAGCGTGGTCAAGAATCTGCAGATATTGAACTTCGTGACCTTCCACGCGGTGGCGAACAACTTATTCTCGATGCTTTGGGTGGGAAGACAGTTTTCAGTGACGGTTTCAGTGAACTTCTAAACTCTGAATCCGTGACTGTTGGTGTTCCTATCATCGGCGCTGATAAGCAAATTGTCGGAGCGGTACTGCTGCACTCACCGATTGCGGGGATTGATGCTGTGATTAATCATGGTTATCATGTATTGTTAATCAATAGTGGTGTTGCGTTGCTTCTCTCAGTTCTCGTTGCCATTATTTTGTCCAATCGCTTTGTTAAGCCACTCAAGAAAATGAGTGATACCGCGCTTCAACTCTCGAAAGGTGATTATAAAGTGCGAACTGAAGTATCATCCTCGGACGAAATTGGTGATTTGGCCAAAACACTTGACATCCTGTCTGCACAATTGGAGGCAGCAGCAATTCAACGTGATAATTTGGATCACATGAGAAACGAATTTTTTGCCGATATATCGCACGAACTACGGACGCCAATTACAGTTCTTAGAGGCACCCTTGAGACGCTTCATGATACACCAACCCTTGATCGAAACGACCATGTTGCATACCATGAAACGATGATTCAAGAAGTGGTCCATCTGCAAAAATTAGTTGATGATTTATTGGATTTCTCAAAATTAAATGCGACCGATTTCTCCCTTGATATGACGACAGTAAACATCGCTGATATCATCAACGACAGTGTAAGAAGTCTTCGCATTGCTGCTCAAAACCGCAACATAACAGTTCGCGTTTCCGTTAGAGAAACCGTTGAACCGCAAACCGCAGACTATGCTCGCTTGCGACAAATGTTCACAATCATTCTTGACAATGCATTGAAATTCACATCACCTGACAAGGGTGTTGATATTATCGTATCCAAACGTTCAGTAACAATTCAAGACTATGGGAAAGGGATTGCACCGGAGAATTTAGAGAAAATATTCAATCGTTTCTACAAGACGTCGGGAACTGATAACGAGTTGGGCAATGGGATTGGCTTGGCGATTGCTAAACAAATTGCGGTTCGTCATGGTATAATTATCACAGTTGAAAGTGAACCGAATACCCAAACGTCATTTGTTTTTGAGTTCTAGAATCGAGGCATTATGCAAGTTTATCTTTACCCAATTCGACAAGCAGCAATAATCTTTATAGGCATTGTTTTCATGATTATGGTTCCATTTATGATTGTGCAATACCGTAAGTATGGGTCGGTATCAACGTGCCGATCACTTATTTTATATTCTTTTTTATTTTACATGATATGCGCCTATTTCCTTGTAATTTTGCCATTACCCGCACGGGATTCGGTTACAACATCTTACCGTGATATGATGCAATTAATACCGTTTAATTTTATAGGGGATTTCTTTCGAGAGACAACACTCGTACTCTCACAACCATCTACCTATCTCCCTGCTTTGATGCAAGGTGTGGTGACACAACCAATCTTTAATATTATTATGTTAATCCCCTTTGGAATCTATCTGCGCTACTATTTCAATCGAAGTTTTAAAGAAACACTGATTCTATCATTTTGTTTGTCACTTTTTTTCGAACTTACGCAGTTATCCGGTCTTTATGGAATCTATTCGGGACCGTACCGCTTGTTTGATGTTGACGATTTGATGTTGAACACATTAGGTGGGGTTATTGGTTTTGTCATTGCTCCAGCGATTACATACTTCTTCCCAAGCCGTGAAACGATTGACACTTTAAATTATCGCAAAGGTCAACGGGTTACATATCTCAGACGTTTTATCGCCTACAACCTGGACCTTATGGTTATTGGAGTCCTAACAAGTATGTTGACAATGGCGTTTAGAGCCATTGGAATTACGAGTTCAACCGAACTCTATGTAAACCCACTTGTGTTCTTTGGATACTTTGTAGTATTCGCATACATAAACCATGGACGAACGCTGATGCAACAACTTTTAAAAATTGAAGTAACTTCTCATACTGGAGAATTGAAACTCTCACAATTGTTTTTAAGAGGACTCCTATTCTATATTGGAATTTACCAAGGTCCAGCAGTTGTCAACAGCCTGTATACCATGGCTTTAGATAATAATGCTGTCGATCTTCTTTCGACATTGATGTATCTTGCATTAACACTGGGGTGGTACGTATTCCTTGGAATCCACTTGGTATATACTGCATTCAAGCAGAATCGCGAATTGTTTTATGAGCGCATGAGTAAGACCTATTTTGTAAGTACTGTAAATGAATAAAAAAGATGGAGGGCACTATGGAAACAACTGAAATTAGACAAGAACGTGTTGTGATTGTGGGTGTTGATTTAGGCCAACGTGATTTTAATATCATCGAGTCGATGAAGGAATTAAGTGAACTGGTGATTGCCGCGGGTGGACTTGTGGTTGGTGAAACAATTCAAAACCGCGAAAAAGTAAACGCAAAAACATATATTGGTAAGGGGAAAGTCGAAGAAGTAGCAACCTTAGTATTGCTCACCGAGGCTGATACCGTTGTTTTTAATGAAGAACTTACGGGATCGCAAATGCGAAATCTTGAAGAAGTCATTCAATGTAAAATCATTGACCGTACTAATTTAATTCTCGATATCTTTGCCAGCAGAGCGACTTCCAAAGAAGGACTCTTGCAAGTAGAACTTGCACAGTTGAAATATCGCTTACCCCGTCTTGTTGGATACAGTACACATCTATCCCGTTTGGGTGGTGGGATTGGAACCAAAGGACCGGGTGAACAAAAACTTGAGTTGGATCGCCGTCATATTTTGAAGGATATTCATCGTATTGAGTCAGAACTCAAGAAACTTGAGGAAAATCGGACATTGAATCGAAAACAGCGCCTCAAATCGCATCTGCCAATCGTATCTCTTGTGGGCTATACCAATGCTGGGAAATCGACAATCATGAATGGGATCCTCAAATTATCCAATGATGACAAATTTGTTTACGCAGAAGACATGCTCTTCGCCACCTTGGATACATCCATGCGCCGTACAAAGTTGAATAATAATCTATCGATTCTTTTAACCGATACCGTAGGGTTTGTTTCGAAATTACCAACGCATTTAATAGCTGCGTTTAAGGGGACACTTGAGGAAATAACGTTCTCAGATTGTATTGTTCATGTTATTGACGCATCAAATCCGCACTTAGATATTCAAGTAAATACGACCAAGAAAATCCTCAGTGATTTAGGTGTCGCAGACATACCGATGGTCACAGTATTTAATAAGATGGATCTCATTGAACATGATGACCTTGCAACCATGAATCAAAACTACAAACAACGGATCTACATTTCAGCAAAAAATCCTGCAGATATTGATTTGCTTCTTGATGTTGTTGAGGATGCATTGGCACCTAAATTTCGAAAAGTAGTCCTGAAGTTGCCGTTTTCAGATATGAATCTGATGGACTATTTCGCAAGTAATTATGATGTTGGAACCATTGAATACGATGAAGAAGGAGCAGTGTTTACCGTTGTGCTAAGCACAAGTGATCTCGAGCGTTTTAAAAAGTATCGAACGTAAAAAAATGTACACTTCATTGTAGTGTACATTTTTTATTGTGCAATGCGATGGTTTATCTCCTGTAATTCAGCAGCAGTTAAGTATCGCCATTCACCGGGTTTTAGATTGTCAATCGTTATATTCATGATGCGTACGCGCTGCAAGGAAACAACTTTGAAACCAAGTGCCTTGGTCATGCGACGAATTTGACGGTTAAGACCTTGCCGTAAAATGATACGGAATGTTTTCGGTCCCAGTGATTCAACTTCACAGGGTTCGGTAACTTGCATCATATGTGCAGCTTGGTTGTATATATTAACCCCATTTGACATTGCGGATGCAAACTCATGATTGAAGGGTTTATCGACCGAGACAATATACTCTTTATCATGCCCGTATTCCTCACGAAGGATCTTATTGACGATGTTGCCATCGTTTGTCATAAGAATAAGTCCGAACGAATCCTTGTCAAGACGACCAATTGGGAAAATCGTATCTTCATAGTTCATGAATTTCACAATATTACTGGAATCTTTTGGATCTGTTGTGCTTGTGATGCCAACGGGTTTATTGAGTGCGATGTAGACAAGATTTTGCACTTTACCAATGATGTTGCCCTCGACGCTCACTGTATCACCAGGAAACACCTGAGTTCCTACTTCGGCTACGACATTATTAATCGTTACCAGGCCATTCTCGACCAGACGATCAGCGCCGCGACGTGATGCGTAGCCGGACTCACTGATGAACTTATTAAGACGTATGGATGATGTTGCCTCGTGTTGAATTATGCCTTGTGGTTGGCTGAGAGCATTGCCTTTTTGAATTGCGTGTTTCATTGTGTTATCTCCCTTTGGTAGTATTTACCTTGCCATGTATTACGTTCAACCATAAGTTTATCAATGTCGTTCAATACGACCGTTTTGCGTCGCGTCCAATCTGGTGCTAAAAGGTCTGCTCCGATACCATCACCAGTCAAGCGAGCAATCACCATATCTTGCGGTAAGCGCTCAATCTGTTGAACTACGATATCGATATACGCTTCACGCGTCAACATTGCAAAGGGATTCTTTTTATACTGATATCCTAATTTTGTATCATTGATAATATGTAACATATG
The window above is part of the Erysipelothrix sp. HDW6C genome. Proteins encoded here:
- the sdaAB gene encoding L-serine ammonia-lyase, iron-sulfur-dependent subunit beta, with translation MAKQNYKSVFDIIGPVMAGPSSSHTAGAARIGKIARNIFSATPESANVYLYESFADTYRGHGTDVALAAGLMGMEPDDDRLHESLLIAQEIGFDIRFIPLAEKVDHPNTAKIVMRSGDRKMSVVGVSIGGGNIKVVAINDIAVDIDGGTPTILIFHIDCPGMIANVARVLSDLHINIGSMKVDREEKGKRAYMVIELDQDELHTSLQSLRELDNILEVLYIRK
- a CDS encoding ABC transporter ATP-binding protein is translated as MKLIIENLNKSFDTKHVLRNVNATFERGKIYALLGRNGSGKTTFFNCVSQEMSSDSGRVYFDETGPVSDQDFGYVYAMPMLPEFLTGYEFLNFFVDIHKDKGLDRKDINTYFDQIQFNQEDRYKLIKDYSHGMRNKLQMICILILKPTVLFLDEPLTSFDLVASLEMKNLLMDIKNDCIMILSTHILQIARDICDEVVVLQHGEIQALSNERLHHPDFEAEILEILRDDHEK
- a CDS encoding phosphorylcholine transferase LicD; translation: MIVSDQTMTTETLRQLQLSEFYLLTEFKAFCKKHTLHFTLDFGSIIGAIRHQGFIPWDDDIDIAMLRWDYDAFLEYAKSWNHPNIFVQSFESDPEFVHAFTRIRLNGSLALQEEWKHMDVHHGIFIDVFPYDVIPSQKEERDRHQEKIYTLQQTKLHRVSYLRTNSFSEFMRTLVTHPQSLRSMQYLNRKQTDIMTRYNQGYTDSDSVTHMTQGFPKYTDYRRTIQEHNSATLFPFEGSYFPVPQNYEAMLLNTYGDYLSYPPKAEQTPHHGVVELIFRQDILEEMQRNQGKQSQDADATNHKNESAERAEESDRD
- a CDS encoding DNA polymerase IV encodes the protein MTEFVVNSWYNQVMKWGDAMPNRIIFHIDINHCFAQIEEMMNPELRKGPMCVGGDEKKRSGIVLARNLKAREFGIVTAETLRDAFQKCPALRVVPPQYDKYVYYTSLVKDIYREYTDKVESYGLDEAWLDITESAHLFGKPFDIAYEIQNRVLEEYGLTVSVGVSWNKVFAKLGSDLIKPSGMTIITPYNFKEIVWPQPVDSLLFIGQQTKPKLNAMGIFSIGDLAQTPIEKLEHQFGLKGSEMWRYANGLDASEVDAFGHVDPPKSISNSTTPPHDINTLREAEIILQRLCESVASRMRDEKVRGYVVTVSPRDVNLKSFSRRRKLDHPINLTRDILNVAMTLLSESYDFDALPLRSIGVNVSRLIDEDKVVEQMGLFERSQIEDQKEHTIDTTIDMLRDKFGFHTIKRGSALLNKDIENFDAKRAHSVFPGRKRIDNDEENLDNKKSPR
- a CDS encoding CueP family metal-binding protein is translated as MNKKLIIATFAVALIGLGGLFYISSRNDSSQAFLEHYKLADMNTVQLIDYLDGSDVKPEGLNAQITASKLILKDTQETVTLDISDELFYLSFAPYNDITHPCTDHVPTGCQGELVNRDFEVIVKDTLGTELFSGRVTTAKNGFAGIWLPRNTEGTITVTHYGQIATANISTFASDPTCLTTLHLS
- a CDS encoding response regulator transcription factor is translated as MEKILIADDNQNITNILKDYAQREGFDVYVAEDGERALQLVAQHRFAMILLDVMMPVMDGFDVCKSIRSHSNVPIIMITARGDDYDRIMGLDIGADDYIVKPFVPAEVMARIRAILRRIGHTQNANILEIDSLMVNLDEYEVRIDNEPILLTKKEIEILWTLMEFPNRVFTRDNLLDKVWGTDYYGDSRTVDSHIKRLRSKLDGKGSMGWAVATVWGLGYKFEVNHNAS